AACATTCCAATATCAAGTACGGTCTGCGCATTAAAGGGAAGCAGCTTCGCCTTCCTCTCATCCTTGGACAGACTTACCAAACCCATCGAGATCGGAATGGTGTACTTGACGGTGAGCGTCCTTGTCTCACCAGGAACAAAGTGCATCTTCCAAACAAAGAGTGAGCGGAACTGACCGGGCCCAAGCTTTCCTTCTCGTTTAACAAAGCTCACGTGATATGTGGTCGCTTCGTCACGCGCGATGAACGAGTAACCCAAGACCCACTCTTCGGAATCTTTTGGCGTCACCACTTTTTGTTGCCCGGCAAACTCCGAATCGATAGGAAATCCAACTTGAATGTCCACTGGCTTGCTGGTGAGATTCTTCAACCTGAAGACGCACTCGTAGTCTGCTGCGTCCATGCCCGGGACGGTGCCGTCAAACAAGAAACGACCACGTCCTAACGCAATCGTCACGTCAATCGAACCGAGCTGTACCGAGTGTGAACTGATTTGGTGAATGCTCTGTCCGTTCCCCGTGAAAACTCCAGCGTCGGCTACGCTGTAGCCACTTCCGCCAATAACGAAGGCGGCGAGCGCGAGGATTACTGCTAAGTAGTGCGTGTGACGTTTCATTTGTCGGGATGCTACGTGCATCTTCGCCTATGCGCCAGTTAGAACTTAGTGGCGGGTGGCCCACCCTTTGTCGTGAGCCAAGAATCTAGAGGGTGGGCGGGTGGCCCACGCTTTGTCGTGAGCCAAGAATCTTGAGGGTGCCCCACCCTTTCGCAAGCGTTCCTTGCGAGCGAAAGGGTGGGAGCTAGTGATCAGTTCCCACACTTCGCGCGAAAAGCGCGCACGAACCGTCGGCGCCCTCCCATCTCTGTGATCGTCCCGACCTGACAGGAGCCGACCGGCCTTCGTGTACCCCATGCACTCGTCCGCCGAAATGACAGAGTGGATTTTTCTAGTCTTTTGGCGAGCCTGCGACGTAGCCCCGTTATGCCGATTTGCTCAGAGCGCGGGGCGCTGGAAACGAGGAAAGCTGCCATGCGAGACACCGATCCAAGTCCAGCACCCCCTCTCTCCCCTAAGCCGATGCGATGGCGCCTCTTCCTTGTGCTGTGGACCGCCTCAGTCGTGGGTATGGTTCTGATCCTCCCCTACGCGCTGGCCATGATCCCAGACAACGTCTCGTCCAAGTTGCCTCCTTTGTACATCCTGATCCCTTTGCAGGTAGCGCAGGGCGCGATCTTCCTCGGGGTGCTGACGCTTGCGGGGCTGTTCTTTGCAAATCGCACTGGTCTGGGCGCGCCGATCCTCGAGGCGTGGTTGGATGGGGAGAAGTCTTGGACACGGTTGAAGCCGATCCTGCTTCCCAGCGTTCTGGTCGGTACGATCGGCACCCTAGTGATCCTTGCCTTGGAATTTCTGGTTTTTCAACCGGCCATCCGGCACCAGGACCCCGCTGCGGCTGCCGCGCTCAGCCTGTGGAACCAGCCGGCGGCCTGGAAGGGATTGCTCGCTTCCTTTTTTGGAGGCATCGACGAAGAGATCGAGTTGCGCCTGTTTGCTCTCAGTCTCTTGGTCTGGCTGGGAGGCTTCACTTTCAGGAGACCGGACGGGCGTCCGGCCGCGACTGCATTCTGGATCGCCAACATTCTTGCGGCGCTTCTGTTCGGATTGGGCCACTTGCCGGCTTATTCTTTGCTGGCGCCGCTGACTCCGCTGGTCGTTGCTCGCGCTATCGTGCTCAACGGCCTTCTGGGCTTGGCGTTTGGATACCTCTACTGGACGCGAGGATTTGAATCCGCGGTGCTTGCACACTTCTCCGCTGATCTCTTGCTCCACGTCATCCTGGCCCTATAGGGCCTCGCACTTGATGGGTTGCATGCCTTGAAACCGCAGGCGCTCTACCCACTCCGCGCCGTGTTCCACATCACGCTCACGACCCACCACCGCGTGTCGTCGAAGAACAGCTGGACGCTGTTCGTGCCCGTCTCGAACGGCGGGCCGTTGGGGTCGCGCAGCGACTCGTAGTGGCTGAGCACGTGCGCCACGCGGCCGAAGGTCGCGACCTCGCGCCCCGTCTCGCGCTCCCAGAAATCCTCGCGCGCGAAGATCGGCTCCACCCGCCGGATGTAGTCTTCCGGGCTCAGCACGCGGACCTGCGGCTTCTCGCCGCCGACCACCGGCATCAACCGCGCTTCGGGCAGATACAGCGAGCGGAAGCGCTCCCAGTCCCGCGCCTGCCCCGCGGGCCCCGAGATGATCTCGTACATCGCTCGCAGAATGCCCTCGACCGTGACGACATCCTGCGCGTTCGCTTTCGGCGCCATGCCTCAGGATATCCCGCCCCACGAGAAAACGCCCGGGCATCGCGCCCGGGCGCTCGGGAAACCGGAAACGGGAAACCGCCTTTAGCCCGCCGGCACCCACTTCTTGTTGTTCTCGTCCCACAGCAGCGTGAACGCCGTCGTCTTGACCTTCGACTCCTTGTAGTACGTCGACCCGTACTTCTGCATCAGCACGGCCGCGTCGTAGATGGGCAGCTTCGTCATCTCGGGGCTGTTGGCGTCGAACACCAGCCCGAGCGCGGTCGGCTTCCAGTTCCACTCATACTCCACCACCGCCTTCTGCGGGCTGATCATCTCCACCCTCGCGACCTTGATCAGCTGCCGCTCCGCCAGCGTGACCGTGTAGCCGGTGGTGCCGTCCTTGTTCTTCTCCGGCTGCGCGCCGGCGGCCTGCAGCATCTCCTCGCCCGCGGGCGTCAGCTTCACGTCGAGGCCCTGGTACGTCGGCGTGCCCAGTTTCACGAAGCCGGCCTTCTCCAGCAGCCGGTAGTGCGGGTCGAACGGCTGCTCGTCGGGGCTCGGCTTCACGAACCCGACGTGGAAGTGCACCTTCTGCGCGCCCATCGCCGTGATCGACGCCTTGCTCGCCGCGAGCGCCTCATCCTCGCTCACCGTGCGCCGGCTCTCCATGATGAAGTACCCGAGCACCGCGGCCACTCCGATGATCAGCGTCAGGACCATCAGCAGCGGCATGATGTTGGATTGCTTCTCTTCGAACTTGATCTCTTCCTCGAACATGACGGCACTCCTGCCCCGGCCCCGCCTCGGCAGGACCGCCGCCCCCTTCCGGGCGGTCTCTTCACTACCGCGGAATCTATCGCCCCACCTTCGCCCGCGGCAGGACGCCCGCCACACCTCATTGTGATTTCCGTCACACGAGCTCCCGGTGGAAGAGCGGCGCTTGAGCCCCGCGTCCCCGCCCCAACCGTCAACAGCGGGCTCTGTCCCGCCCCTCGGCGCCACATTCCCCAGTCGGAGCCGGCTTCAGCCAGCGCCACAACAACAAAAAGGCCGCCTCGGGGCGGCCTTCTCGAAACCTGAAACTCGAAACTTACTTCTGGTCCAGCTCCTTCGCGATGTGCGCGATCAGCTCCGGCTTGAGCTTGTCGAGCGCGCGGTGGATGGCCTCCGCCAGCCGGGCCGGGTCGATCGACCCGCCCGTCGCCGACGCTGCCGCCGCGGCCGCCATCGCGATGGTCCCCGGACCAGCGTCCGGCGCCACCGCCTTGGCCATCTCCTTCGCCAGCTCCAGGTCGGGCGCGTTCACCGGCGCAGGTGCGGGCGCGGGTTCTGGCTGTGCGACCGCCACCGGTTCCGGCGCGGGCGCGAGCGGCTCGGGATCCGGCGGCACCGCCGCCGAGAACGCCTTCAGCATCTCCTGGTCGAGCGACATCGTGGCTTCGTGCTCCGCCACCGACGCTTCCTGCGCGGCCCAGCTCGGCGCCGCGGGCGCAGCTTCCACCGCCGCGGGCGCAGCTTCCACCGCCGCCGGCGCAGCTTCCGCCGCTGCGGGCGCAGCTTCCACCGCCGCGGGCGCAGCTTCCGCGACCGGCGCCGGCACTTCCACCGTCACCGACGCTCCTGCCGGCTCCTGGTATCCGCTGCTCATGGCCGCCGCCACGCGCTTCTCGAACTCGTCGTCCGCTGCCGGCGTCGCCGCCTCGGCCTGCTTCGCCGCCGCTTCGGCTTCCTTCATCCGCGCGACGCTCTCGGTCACGTCGGCGGTGACCTGCTCATCGTTCGCGGCCTCGGCCGGCGCCGCGCCGTCCGCGTACAGCCCGTCGATGCCCGCCTCCGCCGCCACGCCCACCACGACGGGCTCGGGATTATCCACGCCGAACTTGGTGACGAACGCGCTCGCCATCTCGGCGGCGTCGGTCACCAGCGCCGGATCCTTGGCGTGCGCGCTCACGTCGATCTTTTCCTGGCTGACGGTCGGCTCGAAATGCGGATCGGTCGCGTGCTCCACCTTCGCCGCGCCCCAACCCGAAGTCGGCTCGACCTCGGGATCTTTGGACGGCGGCGCGCTCGCCGGCGCCTCGTACTTCTGCGTGTTGGGCGCGAAGTCCAGCGCGATCCCCGCCGGCTCCCCCGCCATCGGCGGCGCCACCGGCTCCACCGAGACGCTCGGCGCCGTGGCGTATTGCGTCGGCGTCGCCGCTGCCCCCGCTGCCGCTTCCAGCGCGGCCGCGCGCGCTTCCACCGGTTCGTCGCCCAGCATGTCGCCGAACGCCGCCGCTCCCGCCATGTCGGTCGGGACCTCCAGCTTCGCCTTCGCCGGAGCCTCTTCCGGCTCCTCATCCTTATGCTCCGGCGCCGCCACCTGCCACTCCTGGTAGCTGGAGTCCTGCTTGAACATCTCCGCCGTGTTCAGCTTGACGGTCGTCTCGTAGTCCTTCGCCTCTTCCGGCGCCGGAGCCGCCAGCTTCTCTTCGATCTTCTTCACTGCCGCCAGCAGGTCCGTCGCCTCGAACGGCTTGATGATCACGCCGTCGGCCTTTACCCGCGTCGCGTCCTCGGGCTTGAACGCCCCCGTCTCCATCTTCCCCAGCGTCAGCAGCACCGGGATCTTCGCCGTTTCCTGCGACGCCCGCACTCGCTCGCACACTTCCAGCCCGGTGTAGCCCGGCATGTACACGTCGAGCACGATGAGGTTCGGTTTTTCGGAGGCGATCTTCTTCACCGCGGCCGCGCCGTTGGAGACGGCGATCACTTCATGGCCGGCGTCGACGAGGATCTTCAGGCCCATTTTCTGGGCTGTCATGCTGTCGTCAGCAAGCAGAATCTTTAGAGGCACGCTGAGTCCTTCAGGGGGCGGGAACGCTGGACAAAAGTACTGTTAATCACTTTGTAAGTCAATGCGCCCGGCTACCTAAAAAGTCACTCAGGTATTAGGCCTAAAGGCAGTGGACAGTGGGCAGTGGACCGTGGGCAGCCGGGCACGGTGACCAGGTCGCTTGGGGGGGCCGGTGCCCTCAAAAACCAGCGGCGACCCTGGGGTCGCCGCTGGTCTGTGCACTGTCCACTGTGCACTGTTCCTAGAACGGGATCAGCTTCCGCAGCCCCTTCTTCTTCTTTTTCTTGCTGCTCGACTCGGCCTTCTTGTCCACCTTGTCGGCCTGCTCGCCGGCCGCCTGGGCCTGCTGCTCCCGGGTCTCCTCGCTGGAAGCCTCGTTGGTCTGGGCCGGCAGCTCGGCCTCGGCCGCGCTTCCGCTCCCCTGCGCCTGCGGCACCGCGTTCTGCAGCACCGGGCGCTCCTCGGAGCTCGGCGGCGCTTCGCTCTCCGGCGGCGCTCCCTTGCCCGAGCCCGTTGCCTGCACTCCCAACTGGCCGCTCGGTTGGCCCGCACTCAGGGCATCCGTCATCTCTTTCCGGACCTCCAGTGCGCTGGTCTGCCGCTCCTCTTCCAGCCGCGGCTCGCCCGCCTTCGTGGCGCGCGTGACGTCGGGCCGCGTGCTGATGAAGACGTTGAGCATCTTGTCGACCGTGCCTTGCTCGCCGCGGCCCGCCTCTT
The Terriglobales bacterium genome window above contains:
- a CDS encoding CPBP family glutamic-type intramembrane protease, coding for MVLILPYALAMIPDNVSSKLPPLYILIPLQVAQGAIFLGVLTLAGLFFANRTGLGAPILEAWLDGEKSWTRLKPILLPSVLVGTIGTLVILALEFLVFQPAIRHQDPAAAAALSLWNQPAAWKGLLASFFGGIDEEIELRLFALSLLVWLGGFTFRRPDGRPAATAFWIANILAALLFGLGHLPAYSLLAPLTPLVVARAIVLNGLLGLAFGYLYWTRGFESAVLAHFSADLLLHVILAL
- a CDS encoding response regulator, with translation MPLKILLADDSMTAQKMGLKILVDAGHEVIAVSNGAAAVKKIASEKPNLIVLDVYMPGYTGLEVCERVRASQETAKIPVLLTLGKMETGAFKPEDATRVKADGVIIKPFEATDLLAAVKKIEEKLAAPAPEEAKDYETTVKLNTAEMFKQDSSYQEWQVAAPEHKDEEPEEAPAKAKLEVPTDMAGAAAFGDMLGDEPVEARAAALEAAAGAAATPTQYATAPSVSVEPVAPPMAGEPAGIALDFAPNTQKYEAPASAPPSKDPEVEPTSGWGAAKVEHATDPHFEPTVSQEKIDVSAHAKDPALVTDAAEMASAFVTKFGVDNPEPVVVGVAAEAGIDGLYADGAAPAEAANDEQVTADVTESVARMKEAEAAAKQAEAATPAADDEFEKRVAAAMSSGYQEPAGASVTVEVPAPVAEAAPAAVEAAPAAAEAAPAAVEAAPAAVEAAPAAPSWAAQEASVAEHEATMSLDQEMLKAFSAAVPPDPEPLAPAPEPVAVAQPEPAPAPAPVNAPDLELAKEMAKAVAPDAGPGTIAMAAAAAASATGGSIDPARLAEAIHRALDKLKPELIAHIAKELDQK